A stretch of DNA from Cupriavidus taiwanensis:
CCACCGCCAGCGCCAGGTTCAGCAGGTGCTGGCCGGCGAACACCACCGGCGCGCCCTGGAACAGGCGGAACTTGTAGCGCCCGGCCAGCTTGCCGAAGGCGATCACCGAGCCCGAGAACGTGATCGCGCCGACGAAGCAGCCGATAAAGAGCTCGATGCGGTTGCCCAGCGGGATCAGGTGCGAGCCGGCCGGGCTGATGCCGAAGGCCGCAGGCTCGGCCACCGCGGCCACCGCGATGAACACCGCCGCCAGGCCGATCAGCGAGTGCATCGCCGCGACCAGTTCGGGCATCTTGGTCATCTCGACCTTCTTCGCGACATAGGCGCCGATGCCGCCGCCGACCACCAGCCCGGCCAGGATCAGCGCCAGACCCGACCCCGCCCCCGTGCCGCTGCCGGCCGCCAGGAACTCGTTCCTGAGCTTGAGGATCAGCGCCACCGTGGTGAGTGCAGCCACCGCCATGCCGATCATGCCGAAGGCATTGCCCTTGCGCGCCGAGGCCGGGTGAGACAGCCCCTTGAGCGCCTGGATGAAGCAGACCGACGCGCCGAGGTAGAACAGCGTCACGGTATTCATGGACAGTCCATTCATCTCGGCATCTCCACCAGTTCGCCGCCGGCGGTCGCGGGCGTTTTTGCGGGCTGCGCCTTGGGCGCCTTCTTGCGGAACATCTCGAGCATGCGCTGGGTCACCAGGAAGCCGCCGAACACATTGACCGCGGCCAGCGCCACGGCGAGCGTGCCCATCGCGCGGCCCACGCCGCCTTCGGTCAGGCCGGCGGCCAGCATGGCGCCGACGATGATGATGGCCGAGATCGCGTTGGTCACCGCCATCAGCGGGG
This window harbors:
- a CDS encoding NAD(P) transhydrogenase subunit alpha; amino-acid sequence: MEMVNHTVINLIIFVLAIYVGYHVVWTVTPALHTPLMAVTNAISAIIIVGAMLAAGLTEGGVGRAMGTLAVALAAVNVFGGFLVTQRMLEMFRKKAPKAQPAKTPATAGGELVEMPR